In Nicotiana tabacum cultivar K326 chromosome 11, ASM71507v2, whole genome shotgun sequence, a single window of DNA contains:
- the LOC142166185 gene encoding TMV resistance protein N-like produces the protein MASSSASASTSQYFWWNYKVFLNFRGEDTRRTFTDHLFRGLENNGIFTFQDDKRLEHGASISYELLKAIEQSQVALVIFSKNYATSRWCLDELVKIMECKDQYGQTVIPVFYDVDPSHVRKQRESFAEAFDRHETSYKDDDEGMQKLQRWRNALTVAANLKRYDVRDGIEAENIQQIVDQISKLCNSATLSSLRDVVGIDTQLEKLKSLLKVGINDVRIILGIWGMGGLGKTTIARAIFDTLSHQFEAACFLMDIKENEKRHQLHSLQNTLLSELLRKKDDYVNNKHDGKRMIPDKLRSKKVLIVLDDIDHKDHLEYLAGDLVWFGNGSRIIVTTRDKHLIEKNDVIYEVTALPNHESMQLFNQYAFRKEFPDEHFKELSLKVVNYAKGLPLALKVWGSLLHNLGLTEWKSAIEHMKINSNSKIVEKLKISYDGLEPIQQEMFLDIACILRGEEKDYAMQVLESCHIGAEYGLRILIDKSLVFISENDEIQMHDFIEDMGKYIVNLQKNLGERSRLWLPSDFEAVMTNNAHLPSLRRIDLSGSKRLMRTPDFTGMPNLEYLNLFCCYNLEEVHHSLGCCSKLIQLNLSFCDSLKRFPCVNVESLEYLGLKYCYRLEKFPEIHGRMKPEIQIDMRSSGIRELPSSIFQYQTHITELDLRRMNNLVALPSNICRLKSLVILDVSECSKLESLPEEIGDLDNLEKLDASCTLISRPPSSIARLNKLKVLDFGFVRDRVHFEFPPVAEGLRSLEILNLRYCNLIDGGLPEDIGSLSSLKELNLHGNNFENLPRSIAQLGALRSLDLSYCQRLTQLPELPPELNILHVDYHMALKFIHDLVTKRKKQQRVIFKPLYYKDDAHNDTIYNLFAHALFQNIFSLRHDISASDSLSESVFTIVHIEKKIPSWFLYQGTDSSVSVNLPGNWYIPDKFLGFAVCYSGRLVYTKTQLIPVCNDRMSWMTQELGLSNPSESDSKYYIHFFFVPFAVLWDTSKAKGKTPNDYGIIRLSFSGVIKKYGLRLLYKDEHHDTVTDAASSCRIL, from the exons ATGGCATCATCTTCTGCTTCTGCGAGTACTTCACAGTATTTTTGGTGGAACTACAAAGTCTTTCTAAATTTTAGAGGTGAAGATACTCGAAGGACATTTACAGATCACCTCTTCAGAGGCTTGGAAAACAATGGAATATTCACGTTTCAAGATGATAAAAGGCTAGAGCATGGCGCATCAATATCATATGAACTCTTGAAAGCTATCGAACAGTCTCAAGTTGCCCTTGTCATTTTCTCAAAGAATTATGCAACATCGAGGTGGTGCTTAGATGAGTTAGTAAAGATCATGGAATGCAAGGATCAATACGGACAAACTGTCATACCAGTCTTCTATGATGTGGATCCATCACATGTTCGGAAACAAAGGGAGAGCTTTGCTGAAGCCTTTGACAGACATGAAACAAGCTATAAGGATGATGATGAAGGAATGCAGAAGCTCCAAAGATGGAGGAATGCTCTAACTGTTGCCGCAAATCTAAAAAGATATGATGTCCGTGACGG GATTGAAGCAGAGAATATTCAGCAGATTGTCGACCAAATTTCCAAATTGTGCAATAGTGCTACTTTGTCTTCTTTGCGAGATGTTGTGGGAATAGATACTCAATTGGAGAAATTAAAGTCCCTACTTAAGGTAGGAATCAATGATGTTCGGATCATATTGGGGATCTGGGGCATGGGCGGTCTAGGGAAGACGACAATAGCAAGAGCCATTTTTGATACTTTATCTCATCAATTTGAAGCTGCTTGTTTCCTTATGGatattaaagaaaatgaaaaaagacatCAACTGCATTCTTTGCAAAACACCCTTCTCTCTGAATTGTTAAGAAAAAAAGATGATTACGTCAATAATAAGCATGATGGGAAGCGGATGATTCCGGACAAACTTCGCTCTAAGAAGGTATTAATTGTGCTTGATGATATAGATCATAAAGATCATTTAGAGTATTTAGCAGGTGATCTTGTTTGGTTTGGTAATGGCAGTAGAATTATTGTAACAACTAGAGACAAGCATTTGATAGAGAAGAATGATGTAATATATGAAGTGACTGCACTACCTAATCATGAATCCATGCAATTGTTCAATCAGTATGCTTTCCGAAAAGAATTTCCAGATGAGCATTTTAAGGAGCTTTCATTGAAAGTAGTAAATTATGCTAAAGGCCTTCCTTTAGCCCTCAAAGTGTGGGGTTCTTTGCTGCATAACCTAGGcttaactgaatggaaaagtgcAATAGAGCACATGAAAATTAATTCTAATTCGAAAATTGTTGAAAAGCTCAAAATCAGTTATGATGGATTGGAGCCCATCCAACAAGAGATGTTTCTAGATATAGCATGCATCTTGCGAGGGGAAGAAAAAGATTATGCCATGCAAGTTCTTGAGAGTTGTCATATTGGAGCTGAATACGGATTGCGTATTTTAATTGACAAATCACTTGTGTTCATCTCTGAAAATGATGAGATTCAAATGCATGACTTTATAGAAGATATGGGTAAATATATAGTGAACTTGCAAAAGAATCTGGGAGAACGCAGCAGATTATGGCTCCCCAGTGATTTCGAAGCAGTGATGACCAACAATGCA CATTTGCCGTCTCTACGGAGGATAGATCTCAGCGGGTCTAAAAGACTGATGCGAACACCAGATTTCACGGGGATGCCGAATTTGGAGTATTTGAATCTGTTTTGTTGTTATAATCTTGAAGAAGTTCACCATTCCCTGGGATGTTGCAGCAAACTCATTCAGTTAAATTTGAGTTTTTGTGATAGCCTTAAGAGGTTTCCATGTGTTAACGTGGAATCTCTTGAATATCTGGGTTTAAAATATTGCTATAGGTTAGAGAAATTTCCAGAAATCCACGGGAGGATGAAGCCGGAGATACAGATTGACATGCGAAGCTCTGGGATAAGGGAACTACCATCCTCTATTTTTCAGTACCAAACTCATATTACCGAGCTAGATTTGAGGCGTATGAATAACCTTGTAGCTCTTCCAAGCAACATCTGTAGGTTGAAAAGTTTGGTTATTTTAGATGTGTCGGAGTGCTCAAAACTGGAAAGCTTGCCAGAAGAGATAGGGGATTTAGACAACTTGGAGAAGCTTGATGCCAGTTGTACCCTAATTTCACGACCTCCGTCTTCCATCGCACGCTTGAACAAACTTAAAGTCTTGGATTTTGGATTCGTACGGGATAGAGTGCACTTTGAGTTCCCTCCGGTGGCTGAAGGATTACGCTCATTGGAAATTCTGAATCTCAGGTACTGCAATCTAATAGATGGAGGACTTCCGGAAGACATTGGATCCTTATCCTCTTTGAAAGAATTGAATCTCCATGGAaataattttgagaatttgcctCGAAGCATAGCCCAACTTGGTGCTCTTCGATCCTTAGACTTATCATATTGTCAGAGGCTTACACAGCTACCAGAACTTCCCCCTGAATTAAATATATTGCATGTAGATTATCATATGGCTCTGAAATTTATCCATGATTTAGTAACAAAGAGGAAGAAACAACAGAGGGTGATATTCAAACCATTGTATTATAAGGATGATGCACACAATGATACTATATATAATTTGTTTGCACATGCCCTGTTTCAGAATATCTTTTCCTTGAGGCATGACATCTCTGCTTCAGATTCCTTGTCCGAAAGTGTGTTTACCATTgtgcatattgagaagaagatCCCAAGTTGGTTCCTCTATCAGGGAACGGATAGTAGTGTATCAGTCAATTTGCCTGGAAATTGGTATATACCTGATAAATTCTTGGGATTTGCTGTATGTTACTCTGGCAGATTAGTTTACACCAAAACTCAATTGATTCCCGTATGTAATGACAGGATGTCGTGGATGACCCAGGAACTTGGCTTATCCAACCCTTCAGAATCTGATTCAAAATATTATATACATTTTTTCTTTGTACCTTTTGCTGTCTTATGGGATACATCTAAGGCAAAAGGAAAAACACCAAATGACTATGGGATTATTAGGCTATCTTTTTCTGGAGTAATAAAGAAGTATGGACTTCGTTTGTTGTATAAAGATGAACACCATGACACCGTGACCGATGCAGCTAGTTCCTGTCGCATACTCTAA
- the LOC142166186 gene encoding peptidyl-prolyl cis-trans isomerase PASTICCINO1-like, which produces MMMIMSNKLIHHKKRRSQSLRMNKRRKKIVPGSLMKAVVRPGSGESRPAEGEQVIYHCTVRTLDGVTVESTRSEFGGKGTPIRHVLVKSKLILGLLEGIPTMLKGEVAMFKMKPEIMHYGEEDCPVAVPDNFPKDSELHFEI; this is translated from the exons ATGATGATGATCATGAGCAACAAGTTAATCCaccacaagaaaagaagaagccAGAGTCTGAGGATGAataaaag AAGGAAAAAGATTGTTCCTGGAAGTTTGATGAAAGCTGTGGTGAGGCCTGGTAGTGGTGAATCAAGACCTGCTGAGGGTGAACAG GTTATATATCATTGCACAGTTAGAACACTGGATGGAGTTACAGTTGAATCAACACGGTCAGAATTCGGAG GCAAGGGTACCCCAATAAGGCATGTTTTGGTAAAGAGCAAGTTGATTTTGGGATTGCTAGAGGGGATTCCGACAATGTTGAAGGGCGAAGTTGCAATG TTCAAAATGAAACCTGAAATAATGCACTATGGAGAGGAGGATTGTCCAGTTGCAGTTCCAGATAACTTTCCTAAGGATTCTGAGCTTCATTTTGAGATTTAG